A genomic segment from Nicotiana tabacum cultivar K326 chromosome 9, ASM71507v2, whole genome shotgun sequence encodes:
- the LOC107808535 gene encoding uncharacterized protein LOC107808535: protein MQVTLRNGRELEEVPEKKKYTARPEGELVPKPLEENKKEKPEIVTRPPPPCPQRLQKQKDDAMYKKFLDILSQVRVNLPLVKILQEVPKYARYLRDIVANKRRHTEFETIALIEECGARVQSKLPPKLKDPGCFTIPLSLGKQEVGRALCDLGASINLMPSSLFKQLGLGVLKPTTITLQLADRSLVIPERIIEDVLVQVGKFILLADFIVLDYEADEKVHIIMGRPFLATGGALIDVRKGKLKMRVGDEKITFNVYKALNLPKHYEDLCMITAVELKGVKQSPYTNCSDSDGTTELEEVVLQAECVRVIEKRARDERRDLLRVCKKARLNGRKKKRKRPA from the coding sequence ATGCAAGTTACCTTGAGAAATGGAAgagaattagaagaagttccagAGAAAAAGAAGTATACAGCTAGACCTGAAGGAGAATTAGTTCCTAAGCCCCTTGaggagaataagaaagaaaagccaGAAATTGTGACAAGGCCACCACCTCCATGTCCACAAAGACTTCAAAAGCAAAAAGATGATGCTATGTACAAGAAATTCTTAGATATTTTGAGCCAAGTACGTGTGAATTTGCCGTTGGTGAAAATTTTGCAGGAAGTGCCTAAATATGCAAGGTATCTTAGGGACATTGTGGCAAACAAGCGAAGACATACAGAGTTTGAAACAATTGCACTTATTGAAGAGTGCGGTGCTAGAGTTCAGAGTAaacttcctcctaagttgaaggatcctGGGTGTTTCACAATTCCTCTATCTCTCGGAAAACAAGAAGTTGGTAGAGCCCTGTGTGATTTAGGGgctagtataaatttgatgccatccTCTTTGTTCAAGCAACTCGGATTGGGGGTGCTTAAACCTACTACAATCACTTTGCAGTTGGCTGATAGATCACTAGTTATTCCAGAAAGAAttattgaggatgtgttagttCAAGTGGGAAAGTTTATTCTTCTTGCTGATTTTATTGTTCTTGATTACGAGGCAGATGAGAAAGTACATATTATTATGGGGCGACCATTCTTAGCTACTGGTGGAGCACTTATTGATGTTAGGAAAGGGAAGTTGAAGATGAGAGTTGGCGATGAGAAAATCACTTTTAATGTGTACAAGGCACTTAATCTCCCTAAGCATTATGAGGATTTGTGCATGATTACTGCGGTAGAACTGAAGGGGGTAAAGCAAAGTCCTTATACGAATTGTAGCGATTCGGATGGGACAACTGAATTGGAGGAGGTGGTGTTGCAAGCTGAGTGTGTAAGGGTGATTGAGAAAAGAGCCAGAGATGAAAGAAGAGACCTTCTGAGAGTGTGTAAAAAGGCTAGGCTTAAtgggagaaagaagaagagaaagcgcCCAGCCTGA